The bacterium genome includes a window with the following:
- a CDS encoding sigma-70 family RNA polymerase sigma factor, whose protein sequence is MSKYRELSDEEIIKLVKTGEVEPYDELVRRNEVKIHDLCYKMVKNYDDARDMAQETFLKAYRNINKFDGRSKFSTWLYRIAVNNCLNFLKRQKPTEEIQENIIETPKNNPVEIYKRKRAKELVYEAVGKLPNVQKTVFTLRAFEDLPYQEISEILKKPLSTVKVNYHLAVKNLKTILKGKV, encoded by the coding sequence TTGTCTAAATACAGGGAGCTAAGCGATGAAGAGATCATTAAACTTGTCAAGACCGGCGAGGTCGAGCCTTACGACGAGCTGGTTCGGCGAAACGAGGTCAAGATCCACGATCTTTGCTACAAGATGGTAAAAAATTATGATGACGCGCGGGATATGGCACAGGAAACGTTCTTAAAAGCATACCGGAACATAAACAAGTTCGACGGACGGTCCAAATTCTCAACCTGGTTATACCGGATCGCGGTCAATAACTGCCTTAATTTCCTCAAGCGCCAGAAACCGACCGAGGAGATCCAGGAGAATATCATCGAGACGCCGAAAAACAATCCGGTCGAGATCTACAAACGTAAACGCGCGAAGGAACTGGTCTATGAAGCGGTCGGGAAATTGCCGAATGTTCAGAAGACGGTTTTTACGCTCCGGGCATTTGAAGATCTGCCCTATCAGGAGATCAGTGAGATCCTGAAAAAACCTCTCAGCACGGTCAAGGTGAACTATCACCTGGCCGTGAAGAACCTTAAGACGATACTTAAGGGGAAAGTATGA
- a CDS encoding S9 family peptidase — translation MHILMMILAITAAGGDQGSPVAPVAKRTPKVDTLFGDIRTDDYYWLRDRDDPAVRAYLEAENAYAQQVMAPTESLQEALFQEMVGRIQETDQSVPEKFGDCFYYTRTVEDKQYPLYCRKQGSLDAREEIILDQNTMAAGHAYFDLGVVRPSPNNAMIAYTVDTTGNEQYTMYIKDLTGDSLIHDQLPEIEYNVEWALDDRTIFYMTCDQTYRPYRLYRHQILSHGKDRLLYQEDDAMFYMDIKITRSRQFLLMTLGSKTTTEIRCLSTDLPQGYLKTIVPRRHGIECYVEHQGKFFYIMTNDQAPNFKIMRTPITGSSAPWSEMVPASDSIFIEAINAFQNFVVVSERIQGLPQLLVINVKTGSRHYIKFNEPAYACWVNRNPEYHTSVVRYTYSSFVTPTTVIDYDMTDQTSTVKKEDLIRGYDRSLYITERILARAPDGKGIPIVMVYKKGSRGNGPSPLVLEGYGAYGSSEDPYFSSAQLSLLDRGFICALAAVRGGGEMGRQWYEHGKILNKKNTFTDFIACAEHLIDSGYTSRRQLVIEGGSAGGLLIGAVLNMRPDLFFQAVAQVPFVDVLNTMLDPSIPLTVTEYEEWGDPHIEKNYFYIRSYSPYDNVSAQAYPHMLVTASLNDPRVGYWEPAKWVARLRAQKSGTNLLLFKTNMGAGHSGVSGRYERFRERAYEFAFIISLMKIR, via the coding sequence ATGCATATCCTGATGATGATCTTGGCCATTACCGCCGCGGGTGGCGACCAGGGCAGTCCCGTTGCCCCGGTAGCCAAGCGGACACCGAAGGTGGACACGCTTTTTGGCGATATCAGGACCGACGATTACTATTGGCTCCGCGACCGGGATGACCCCGCCGTCCGCGCATATCTGGAAGCGGAAAATGCTTATGCCCAGCAGGTGATGGCACCAACCGAATCGCTGCAGGAAGCTTTGTTCCAGGAAATGGTCGGCCGGATCCAGGAGACCGACCAATCCGTGCCCGAGAAATTTGGCGACTGCTTTTATTACACCCGTACCGTGGAAGACAAACAATATCCACTCTATTGCCGTAAACAAGGTTCGCTTGATGCTCGTGAGGAGATCATTCTTGACCAGAATACAATGGCCGCGGGTCATGCCTATTTCGATCTGGGCGTGGTCCGGCCCAGCCCCAATAACGCCATGATCGCCTATACGGTCGACACCACGGGGAACGAGCAGTACACAATGTATATCAAGGATCTGACCGGAGACAGCCTGATCCATGATCAGCTCCCGGAGATCGAATACAATGTTGAATGGGCGCTTGATGACCGCACGATCTTTTACATGACCTGCGATCAGACTTATCGCCCCTACCGTCTGTATCGCCACCAGATCCTCAGCCACGGCAAAGACCGCCTTTTATATCAGGAAGATGACGCGATGTTCTATATGGACATCAAGATCACAAGAAGCCGGCAGTTCCTGCTGATGACCCTGGGCAGCAAGACAACGACCGAGATCCGCTGCCTGAGCACGGATTTGCCGCAAGGATACTTAAAGACTATAGTACCCCGCCGGCATGGCATTGAATGTTATGTTGAACATCAGGGCAAATTTTTCTATATCATGACCAATGACCAGGCGCCGAACTTCAAGATCATGAGGACGCCGATCACCGGCAGCAGCGCCCCATGGAGCGAGATGGTGCCGGCCAGCGATTCCATATTCATTGAAGCGATTAATGCTTTCCAGAATTTCGTTGTCGTTTCGGAACGCATTCAGGGATTGCCGCAGCTGCTGGTCATAAACGTTAAGACCGGCAGCCGGCATTACATCAAGTTCAATGAACCGGCTTATGCGTGCTGGGTGAACCGGAACCCCGAGTATCACACTAGCGTGGTGCGTTATACCTACTCGTCGTTCGTCACGCCGACGACGGTGATCGATTACGACATGACCGATCAAACTTCAACGGTAAAAAAGGAGGATCTGATCAGGGGATATGACCGATCACTATACATCACGGAGAGGATCCTGGCCCGCGCACCGGACGGTAAGGGCATCCCCATCGTGATGGTCTATAAGAAAGGATCGCGCGGCAATGGACCAAGCCCGCTGGTGCTTGAAGGGTATGGAGCCTATGGCAGCTCTGAAGACCCCTATTTTTCTTCTGCCCAGCTGAGCCTGCTGGACCGCGGTTTCATCTGCGCGCTCGCCGCGGTTCGAGGCGGCGGCGAAATGGGAAGGCAATGGTACGAGCACGGCAAGATCCTGAATAAAAAAAATACTTTCACTGATTTTATCGCCTGCGCCGAGCACTTGATCGACAGCGGATATACGTCCCGCCGGCAATTGGTGATCGAAGGCGGGAGCGCCGGGGGGTTGTTGATCGGAGCCGTGCTCAATATGAGACCGGATCTGTTTTTCCAGGCCGTGGCCCAGGTCCCCTTTGTCGATGTCCTCAACACCATGCTCGACCCATCGATCCCTTTGACGGTCACTGAATACGAAGAATGGGGAGATCCGCATATCGAAAAGAATTATTTCTATATCCGATCGTACTCGCCGTATGACAACGTAAGCGCTCAGGCTTACCCCCACATGCTGGTGACCGCCAGCCTCAACGATCCCCGGGTAGGTTACTGGGAACCGGCCAAATGGGTGGCACGGCTGAGAGCTCAAAAGAGCGGCACCAACCTTCTGCTCTTCAAGACGAACATGGGTGCCGGACACAGCGGCGTCAGCGGTCGGTATGAGCGGTTCCGGGAAAGAGCTTATGAATTCGCTTTTATCATATCCCTCATGAAGATCCGTTGA
- the larC gene encoding nickel pincer cofactor biosynthesis protein LarC, which yields MKVLYFDPILGVSGDMILASLIDLGVAEKYLAQKLRFAGDFDLVVKNVNRSGVSAKMCTFEIRMKINENRFIPLVTRSRLPQHIKKTAITIIRRIFAVERKVHHTRHLHLHELADADTLLDIVGALVAIDFLKVEHVYTRSIKAGRGFIQTREGSMPAFNFATAHLLRGFPVEFMPVNAELVTPTGAAILSTIAEPTDDLIFMSYDRVGMGAGSRTIKGYPNVLRTFLGRTTDTIGDECLAIETNIDDMNPQDYEILFERLYQAGALEVFLTPVIMKNSRPGVLLNILCERYDQRIMDILLSDTTTLGIRLRFTKRIKLSRRLLKMSTPYGPIHIKIADHGRAPRFSLEYRDIKSIAQKTGASIIKLREDLLRYVTSRLPGLKR from the coding sequence ATGAAGGTGCTGTATTTTGATCCGATCCTCGGTGTCAGCGGTGATATGATCCTGGCATCGCTAATTGACCTCGGTGTGGCAGAAAAATACCTCGCGCAGAAACTGCGGTTCGCCGGGGATTTCGACCTGGTCGTGAAAAACGTGAACCGTTCAGGAGTCAGCGCGAAAATGTGCACGTTCGAGATACGGATGAAGATAAACGAAAACCGTTTTATTCCCCTGGTCACTCGCAGCCGCCTGCCGCAACACATCAAAAAAACAGCCATCACTATCATCCGGCGGATCTTTGCCGTCGAAAGGAAAGTACATCATACCCGTCATCTTCATCTTCATGAACTCGCGGATGCCGATACCCTGCTGGACATCGTGGGCGCCCTTGTCGCCATTGATTTCTTGAAGGTCGAGCATGTGTACACGCGTTCGATCAAAGCGGGAAGGGGATTTATCCAGACCCGCGAGGGATCGATGCCGGCATTCAATTTCGCCACCGCCCATCTGCTGCGCGGTTTCCCGGTGGAATTCATGCCGGTCAATGCCGAGCTCGTAACACCCACCGGCGCCGCTATCCTATCGACCATCGCCGAACCGACCGATGATCTAATCTTTATGTCGTATGACAGGGTCGGTATGGGCGCCGGCTCGAGAACGATCAAAGGCTATCCCAACGTGCTGCGCACTTTTCTGGGCAGGACAACGGATACCATCGGTGATGAATGCCTGGCGATCGAGACCAATATTGACGATATGAATCCCCAGGACTACGAGATCCTGTTTGAGCGCCTTTATCAGGCGGGTGCGCTGGAGGTCTTTTTGACGCCCGTGATCATGAAAAACAGCCGGCCCGGTGTCCTGCTCAATATCCTGTGCGAACGGTATGACCAACGCATCATGGACATCCTCCTGTCCGATACGACGACCCTGGGGATCAGGCTCAGGTTTACAAAACGGATAAAACTGTCGCGCCGGCTCCTGAAAATGTCCACGCCTTACGGTCCGATCCACATTAAGATCGCTGATCATGGGCGCGCCCCCCGGTTTTCGTTGGAATATCGCGACATCAAGAGCATCGCCCAAAAAACCGGCGCGTCGATCATTAAACTCCGGGAAGATCTGCTGAGGTATGTGACATCCAGATTGCCCGGCCTTAAAAGGTAA
- a CDS encoding putative LPS assembly protein LptD, which yields MMFFLVWLISQDTIQTDSSSTITYQARQITFDLNKSLVILNDSSIITYQDIVLYSDSAHYFIDSNQLRAFGACHLRQVDDSIKGDYLVYNIETKKAMMETGATQIDKGFMAGEKICWVSNKEVNAYEGRYTTCNDSPPHYYFYSPRMKVYLGDMVIARPIFLFIYNMPVLVAPFWFVPISNKRKSGLLPFKVGNSRVYGKYIRSFAYYHVLTDYADMTLQLDAYEKKGIMPQAEAVWDYNPFSVGSALVTYIKETDTDRVRYSIAARDNSPYFLLGSSFNCDIKYSSDNQFRSDYAETTTIWVEREMTSTATISRDIGSIKNTLSLERRIIFQYDSTYDRLPHYTIATPSRSLLSFITYSVTGHMNRDRAASGDSGQEVSGANLHATPTAQQNIMGLFTVSPSIDMDAAVFDEDTAGSKYPTRFGYSCGLGVNTTLFRLFPVEAMGIHGILHKITPSAAFSWTPDFTDYGRFPAVSGIPQYRKQNRVSFDLNQEFEAKVGENKNKKNFLRITAGSAFDFYRDSLDPVAFSVNLPLNPFPKPVTGFTNRLEGSYNIYTRDYTYTATNGLQIKTDNLSLTIGQSYTKGGQYQLWFNGDIKPTRNWLVAYSGRYDYETRKLVDYSIGLTRNLHCWEGVFTFSQLADSWRYDFKVRIKEIPDIQIGRGLLGYLLE from the coding sequence ATGATGTTTTTCCTTGTCTGGCTCATCAGCCAGGACACGATCCAGACCGATTCCTCATCAACGATAACTTACCAGGCGCGCCAGATCACCTTTGACCTTAATAAATCGTTGGTGATCCTGAACGATTCATCGATCATCACCTATCAGGATATCGTCCTGTATTCGGACAGCGCCCATTACTTCATCGACAGCAATCAGCTGCGGGCGTTCGGGGCCTGTCACCTGCGGCAGGTCGATGATTCGATCAAGGGCGACTATCTCGTATACAACATTGAAACAAAGAAGGCCATGATGGAGACGGGAGCCACGCAGATCGACAAGGGATTCATGGCGGGCGAGAAAATATGCTGGGTCAGCAATAAGGAGGTCAATGCGTATGAAGGCCGGTACACGACCTGCAATGATTCGCCGCCCCACTACTATTTTTACTCGCCCCGGATGAAAGTGTACCTCGGCGACATGGTCATTGCCCGTCCCATTTTCCTGTTCATCTATAACATGCCAGTGCTGGTAGCGCCTTTCTGGTTCGTGCCGATCTCGAATAAGCGGAAATCAGGGTTGCTGCCTTTCAAGGTCGGCAATTCTCGCGTGTACGGCAAATACATACGGAGCTTCGCCTATTATCATGTCCTGACAGATTATGCCGATATGACCCTGCAGCTCGATGCCTACGAGAAGAAAGGGATCATGCCGCAGGCTGAAGCGGTCTGGGATTACAATCCTTTCAGCGTTGGTTCCGCACTCGTGACCTATATAAAAGAGACCGATACTGACCGAGTGCGGTACAGCATTGCGGCACGGGATAATTCGCCATACTTCCTGCTTGGTTCCTCATTCAACTGCGATATCAAGTATTCCAGCGATAACCAGTTCCGGTCCGACTACGCTGAGACGACGACCATCTGGGTCGAGCGGGAGATGACATCCACGGCAACGATCAGCCGGGACATCGGCAGTATCAAGAACACGCTCTCGCTGGAACGCCGGATCATATTCCAGTATGACTCGACTTACGATCGATTACCGCACTACACGATCGCCACGCCGTCGCGCAGTTTATTGTCATTTATCACTTACTCGGTAACCGGCCACATGAACCGCGACCGCGCTGCGTCCGGCGATAGCGGGCAGGAAGTCAGCGGCGCCAATCTGCACGCGACCCCGACCGCGCAGCAGAATATCATGGGTTTGTTCACGGTCTCGCCGAGCATTGACATGGATGCGGCGGTCTTTGATGAGGACACTGCGGGCAGCAAATACCCGACCAGATTCGGGTATTCGTGCGGGTTGGGCGTGAACACGACCTTATTCCGGTTGTTCCCGGTCGAAGCCATGGGTATCCACGGGATCCTGCACAAGATCACGCCGAGCGCGGCTTTTTCCTGGACGCCCGATTTCACCGACTACGGGAGGTTCCCAGCGGTTTCCGGTATTCCGCAGTACCGTAAGCAGAACCGCGTGAGTTTCGACCTGAACCAGGAATTTGAGGCCAAGGTCGGCGAAAATAAAAACAAAAAAAACTTCTTAAGAATAACCGCGGGCAGCGCCTTTGATTTTTACCGCGACTCGTTAGACCCGGTCGCATTTAGTGTGAACCTGCCATTGAATCCGTTCCCCAAACCGGTAACGGGTTTTACCAATCGTCTTGAGGGATCATACAATATCTACACCAGGGATTATACTTACACGGCAACGAACGGGCTGCAGATCAAGACCGATAATCTGTCATTGACCATAGGTCAAAGTTACACAAAAGGCGGCCAGTACCAGTTATGGTTCAATGGCGACATAAAACCGACCAGGAACTGGCTGGTCGCATATTCGGGTCGGTATGACTACGAAACCAGAAAGCTCGTGGATTACAGCATCGGCCTGACGAGGAACCTTCACTGCTGGGAAGGCGTGTTCACGTTCAGCCAGCTGGCCGACAGCTGGCGCTACGATTTCAAAGTCCGCATAAAGGAAATACCTGATATCCAGATCGGCCGGGGATTGCTTGGTTACCTGCTGGAGTGA
- a CDS encoding peptidyl-prolyl cis-trans isomerase, whose translation MMQTFRKNMRLILFVALASFALLIFFQWGLDITGIKTAPETNIVVVDGSPISYNDYTRYVQGKENTQKGITRDEIWTMLLDDIMWNKLIQKERAFITDEEVWAIIKNNPPRQIYESEYLRNEKGEFDYNKYIALLRAPESQIWLQEYEMNIRRELPREKIRSLVSTMGWVSPFEDSMAAVKQTTTCAFSMVSMPIFKLRVRVKTDSAEVVTYYNEHSDEFTTPESKIVKYVFFERVPSNGDTNDARAQMDDFLFRMNEGENFDSVAREVSDDTIVEISFNNTGELPGHLAGPYQELKDGQTSGIIAGPAGFEVIQRVKKGLLRQAKSMIRVSPSTIGDIYDRIEAFKEAVKANGFENAAEEYGLEVHKSYPLNPAKVTFPIRDPEELSKFLSKNDLRQIAGPMNSMAGYYLFMQDSVIPAKTLDLNQNFLVVKARYEREKLKSELAQYMDRTYALLSPSRTLDQVAAEDTVLLFQKDVKNVFQIQREYGVEFAGTVAALEPNQTSKPLITDWAGYIIRCDARTAVPFDSSMAGYLQMARQMRLQVLSQSIFTPKKIVDNRDKFFE comes from the coding sequence ATGATGCAGACTTTCAGGAAAAATATGCGCTTGATCCTTTTCGTCGCGTTGGCCTCGTTCGCGCTCCTGATATTCTTCCAGTGGGGACTGGACATTACCGGCATCAAGACCGCCCCCGAGACCAACATCGTGGTTGTCGACGGCTCTCCGATATCCTACAACGATTATACGCGTTACGTGCAGGGCAAAGAAAATACGCAAAAAGGGATCACCCGCGATGAGATCTGGACCATGCTGCTGGATGATATCATGTGGAATAAACTGATCCAGAAAGAACGCGCATTCATCACGGATGAAGAGGTCTGGGCGATAATCAAGAATAACCCGCCAAGACAGATCTACGAGTCTGAATACCTCAGGAATGAAAAAGGGGAATTTGACTACAACAAATACATCGCCCTGCTCAGGGCGCCGGAAAGCCAGATATGGCTCCAGGAATACGAAATGAACATTCGCCGTGAACTGCCGCGGGAGAAGATCCGTTCCCTGGTTTCGACCATGGGATGGGTATCTCCCTTTGAGGACAGCATGGCGGCGGTAAAACAAACGACAACTTGCGCTTTTTCCATGGTGAGCATGCCTATATTCAAGCTCCGCGTTCGCGTTAAGACCGACAGCGCGGAAGTAGTCACCTATTACAATGAACACAGCGATGAGTTCACGACCCCGGAGTCAAAGATCGTTAAGTACGTGTTTTTCGAGCGGGTGCCGTCAAACGGCGATACGAATGATGCGCGAGCGCAGATGGATGATTTCCTGTTCCGGATGAACGAAGGCGAGAATTTTGATTCGGTCGCGCGTGAAGTATCCGATGATACTATTGTCGAGATCTCGTTCAACAATACCGGCGAATTACCCGGCCACCTGGCCGGACCGTACCAGGAACTGAAGGACGGTCAGACCTCAGGCATCATTGCCGGACCAGCCGGATTTGAAGTCATACAGCGGGTCAAAAAAGGGCTCCTCCGCCAAGCTAAATCCATGATCAGGGTATCCCCGTCAACGATCGGTGACATCTATGATCGGATCGAGGCGTTCAAGGAAGCGGTCAAAGCAAATGGATTTGAAAATGCCGCCGAGGAATACGGTTTAGAAGTTCACAAGAGCTATCCATTGAATCCGGCGAAAGTCACCTTTCCGATCCGGGATCCCGAGGAGTTGTCAAAATTTCTCTCAAAAAATGACCTGCGGCAGATCGCGGGACCGATGAACAGCATGGCCGGATATTATCTCTTCATGCAGGATTCCGTGATCCCGGCCAAGACCTTGGACTTAAACCAGAATTTTCTGGTCGTGAAAGCGCGGTACGAACGTGAAAAATTGAAATCTGAGCTGGCCCAGTACATGGACCGGACCTATGCACTGCTGTCACCCAGCAGAACGCTGGATCAGGTCGCCGCGGAGGACACGGTTCTCCTATTTCAGAAGGACGTAAAGAATGTTTTTCAGATCCAGCGGGAATACGGTGTTGAATTTGCCGGCACCGTTGCTGCTCTTGAGCCTAATCAGACCTCGAAACCGCTCATAACAGACTGGGCCGGATACATCATTCGTTGCGACGCCCGGACTGCGGTGCCTTTTGATTCATCCATGGCCGGGTACCTGCAGATGGCGCGGCAAATGCGCCTGCAAGTCCTGAGTCAGAGTATTTTTACGCCAAAGAAGATCGTCGATAATCGGGATAAATTTTTCGAATAG
- a CDS encoding zf-HC2 domain-containing protein, translated as MNCQEIQEKIIDLISGDVSPEEKMMIREHIESCPMCSEEYEFISQCVQCWSPAETERFSATYWEEFEISIHEKICQCKPVRIIPYRIIIPIAATVLSAAGICYILFFRPAPKEVVKPTPSSQQYDPYEEVYELSPEEQQEFIKLINQKYPGD; from the coding sequence ATGAACTGTCAGGAAATCCAGGAAAAGATAATAGATCTCATTTCCGGGGATGTCTCGCCCGAGGAAAAAATGATGATCCGCGAGCATATCGAAAGCTGTCCGATGTGCAGCGAGGAGTACGAGTTCATAAGCCAATGCGTCCAATGCTGGAGCCCGGCGGAAACCGAGAGGTTCTCCGCCACCTACTGGGAGGAATTCGAAATATCGATCCATGAAAAGATATGCCAGTGCAAACCAGTACGGATCATCCCCTACCGGATCATCATCCCCATCGCTGCCACCGTGCTCAGCGCCGCCGGCATATGCTATATCCTGTTCTTCAGGCCGGCCCCGAAAGAGGTCGTGAAACCGACCCCGTCTTCCCAGCAGTATGATCCCTACGAGGAAGTATACGAACTGTCACCTGAAGAACAGCAAGAATTCATAAAACTCATTAACCAGAAATATCCCGGCGACTAA
- a CDS encoding MFS transporter, giving the protein MLNNILRKTTKASATYRQNLKLFSLNARLFLVGTFFMGMGFSGFMLLFNLYLKALGFPEGRIGNIITASTLGTLIMAVPASALIRSFSIKKILIIATPISVLSYALIVTTTSYSILLTGGLVSGLATSFFQVAAAPFFMRHSTPQERPYLFSLNFASSLIAGVIGSFLGGYLPGLIESTGLSVITTYRFTLYIFGGLVFVAIIPYLLMRDVKPDSSVSQRDLNQAVRNAGILAPLTTDRATIIKLFLPNLVTGLGAGLSIPFINLYFKSVFSLSTHLIGIFYSLSQIAMIMGLLMAPLFAEKIGKIMTVVLSQLFSIPFLIIMGLTHSLPFAVAAFLVRASLMNMAQPLFTNYAMERVRSEEQPLTNALLVIAWTAGRGLSASFGGLLIERYTYAVPFFGTSLLYLVSTALIFYFFKKLS; this is encoded by the coding sequence TTGCTAAACAACATCCTTCGTAAAACCACCAAAGCTTCAGCGACCTATCGGCAGAACCTCAAACTGTTCTCACTGAACGCCCGATTATTCCTTGTCGGTACGTTCTTCATGGGGATGGGTTTTTCCGGTTTCATGCTGCTGTTCAACCTGTATCTCAAAGCCCTTGGTTTCCCGGAAGGACGGATCGGCAATATCATAACCGCTTCGACGCTCGGTACGCTCATCATGGCGGTCCCGGCATCCGCCCTGATCCGGTCGTTTTCCATAAAAAAGATCCTGATCATAGCGACCCCGATCTCGGTCCTTTCCTATGCCCTGATCGTAACCACGACCAGCTACTCGATCCTGTTGACCGGCGGTCTGGTATCCGGACTAGCCACGTCCTTTTTCCAGGTCGCCGCGGCGCCGTTTTTCATGCGCCATTCGACCCCCCAGGAACGGCCCTATCTGTTCAGTTTAAATTTCGCGTCTTCACTGATCGCCGGTGTCATTGGCAGCTTTCTTGGCGGATATTTGCCGGGGCTGATCGAAAGCACAGGCCTTTCGGTGATCACGACTTACCGTTTCACGTTGTACATATTCGGCGGTCTCGTTTTTGTGGCGATCATCCCCTATTTGCTCATGAGAGATGTAAAGCCGGATTCCAGCGTGTCACAGAGGGACCTTAACCAGGCGGTCAGGAATGCCGGCATTTTGGCGCCGTTGACGACCGATCGTGCCACGATCATCAAGCTGTTCCTCCCCAATCTGGTCACCGGTCTGGGCGCGGGTCTGAGCATACCGTTCATCAACCTGTATTTCAAAAGCGTTTTTTCTTTATCTACGCATTTGATCGGTATCTTTTACAGTTTATCGCAGATCGCTATGATCATGGGTCTGCTGATGGCTCCCCTCTTTGCTGAAAAGATCGGCAAGATCATGACGGTCGTCCTATCCCAGCTTTTTTCCATCCCCTTTTTAATTATCATGGGGCTCACCCATAGCCTTCCTTTCGCCGTCGCGGCTTTTCTCGTCCGCGCGTCGCTTATGAACATGGCTCAACCGCTGTTCACGAACTATGCGATGGAACGCGTGCGGAGCGAGGAGCAGCCGCTGACCAACGCGCTGCTGGTCATCGCCTGGACCGCCGGTCGGGGCTTGAGCGCCAGTTTCGGCGGACTGCTGATCGAACGCTACACTTATGCCGTTCCTTTTTTCGGCACGAGCCTGTTGTATCTGGTATCGACAGCACTGATCTTTTATTTTTTTAAAAAACTCTCGTAG